A genomic segment from Paenibacillus phoenicis encodes:
- a CDS encoding CheR family methyltransferase — MNMEYLSEIQDHKMRLKDLAQMIYDLCGLNYLDNLPLLASKVSKRLSGLNMTFGEYIECLTRNPQEWDHLVELITNNETYFFREESQLNELSHVILPQFRDKKCIRIWSAACSTGEEPYSLAMTIAESGIVPLKSVHIIATDINRKVLQIARRGWYPKNSLCFRRTPKEMLDRYFIPQDDGFQIKGFIKDRIEFRYANLLNDQDLAPVEKVDILFCRNVLIYFDSEATRRVIAKFDRLLNPGGYLFLGHAETLTGMNTNFETIHAHSTFYYRKRSNDSGVHHLDETLSQGGKAN; from the coding sequence ATGAATATGGAGTACTTAAGCGAAATTCAGGATCATAAGATGCGCCTCAAAGATTTGGCGCAAATGATTTATGATCTTTGCGGACTGAATTACTTGGACAATCTTCCGCTACTGGCCTCGAAAGTCTCAAAGAGACTATCCGGTCTGAATATGACGTTCGGGGAGTACATCGAATGCTTAACAAGGAACCCGCAAGAATGGGATCACCTTGTTGAACTCATTACGAACAACGAAACCTATTTTTTTCGTGAAGAGAGTCAGCTCAATGAATTGAGCCATGTGATTCTTCCCCAATTCCGTGATAAAAAATGTATTCGGATTTGGAGCGCCGCGTGCTCCACGGGAGAAGAACCTTACAGCTTGGCGATGACCATCGCAGAATCAGGCATTGTACCGCTAAAGTCTGTACATATCATTGCAACCGACATTAATCGAAAGGTTCTGCAAATCGCAAGACGCGGGTGGTACCCTAAGAATTCGTTATGCTTCCGCCGGACTCCTAAGGAGATGTTGGACAGGTATTTTATTCCGCAAGATGATGGATTTCAAATCAAGGGCTTCATCAAAGACAGGATTGAATTCCGGTATGCGAATCTCTTAAATGACCAGGATTTGGCGCCGGTCGAAAAAGTCGATATCCTTTTTTGCAGAAATGTGCTCATTTATTTCGATTCGGAAGCCACGCGACGGGTCATAGCGAAGTTTGACCGTTTATTAAATCCGGGGGGCTATTTATTTCTGGGACATGCCGAAACGCTCACAGGCATGAACACCAATTTCGAGACGATTCATGCTCATTCGACATTTTACTACCGAAAGCGGAGCAATGATTCGGGAGTTCATCATTTGGACGAGACTTTATCACAGGGAGGCAAAGCGAATTGA